Part of the Imperialibacter roseus genome, AGAGATGGTTGGCTGAAAGTGACTGCCAGCTCATTCTTGTTTGATTTCTACTCTTCCGTCGATAACTTCGACTTTTACAGAACGGTACCATTAGACTTTAAAACATCCTTTACCATGAATAAACTATCCAAATTTACTATTTCGCTATTGAGCCTTGTGCTCCTCGTAGCTATTGATACTGCCCACGCCCAGGAGGCCAATCCACTTGAGGGAAGATGGAACTTAAAGGTTACTAAGGATGGAGAAGAGCTCAGCTCCTGGCTGGAAATTGAGCACTCAGGTAACCATACGCTGGTGGGCAGGTTTTGCTATGCTTTTGGTAGTGCCCGGCCTATTGCTGAGGTGAAGGCAAAAGACGGGAAGTTCAGTTTTGCTATTCCTGTGCAATGGGAGCCGGGCGAAGGTGACATGGCTTTTGAAGGTCAGCTAGCGGGTGGCCAACTGAAAGGCACCATGCGCTATACTGACGGAAAGAAATACAATTGGACAGGCACAAGAGCTCCCAAGCTGGCTTATGTAGATAACCCCGAATGGGGCGAGCCCATCACTCTGTTCAATGGTCGTGACCTGAGTGGATGGCATGCCATGGGCGAAAATCAGTGGAAGGTGGTGTCTGGTGTACTGACAAGTGAAAAGTCAGGTGCCAACCTGGTGTCTGACCAAAAATTCAACGATTTTAAACTGCATCTCGAGTTTCGTTATCCGGAAGGAAGCAACAGTGGGGTGTACCTCCGGGGTCGCTACGAAGTACAGATTGTAGATAGCTATGGAATGGATCCGTCCAGCGGGTTGCTGGGCGGCATTTACGGCCTGATTACACCTAACCAAATGGTGGCGAAAAAGGCCGGTACTTGGCAGTCATACGATATCACGTTAATAGGCAGGAGGGTGACAGTAGTGCTCAATGGCAAAACAATTATCAGCGACCAGGCCATTGCCGGCATGACCGGTGGTGCTCTTGATAACAGCGAGGCTGAACCAGGACCGCTAATGTTTCAGGGAGATCATGGAGCTATTGAATTCAGAAACATCATCATTACTCCCAGGGTGGAAGGAAAAAAATCAGAGTAAAGCGCTAAAATTTGGTTGGCTAAAAAAAGGCCGTTTCTCAAATCAGGGAAACGGCCTTTTTATTCTTACTTCAGAATAAATCCTTCAGGTTAAAATTCAACTCCTTGAGTACAGAGGAAGTAACTACACCTTCCCCTGCCAGGTACAGCGTGGGCTTTATCCAGTCTGTAGAATAATAAATTTCCAACGTTTGGTTGGCTGGATCTAGAATCCAGTATTCTAAGACACCGAATTTTTGATAGGCGTTCTTTTTTTCATACCTGTCCGTATAGCTATTGGAGGGTGATATTACTTCGACCAGAAGCTCAGGTGGCCCTTCAATACCCCGCTCTGTTACATAGGCACTTTGGCTCTTTGAGAGAAAAATAAGATCAGGTTGAAATACATTTCTATTATCAATATAAAGATCGAGCGGAGAGAATAGAACCAGTCCACCTACCTTCTTGCTGCAAGCTTTAATAACATCATTTAGGTTGCTTAATACAATTTGGTGTAAAGGGGTAGGTGATGGGCTCATGATCAGTTCTCCATTGATTAATTGGCATGGAGTATTTGTCTCTCCTAAAAGGAGATAATCATCAACAGTCCAATCTTTCGTTTTATCGATCTTTAAAGTTTCCATATTTAAGAGTACCTAAGATACAAAACGATGCCAACATCTAAAAGTGTTTCCAGCCTTGTGCTTTTAGCTCAACCGCATTGCTGTTTTTGGTAATCAAATGCCTGCCCTCTTTGGCGTCAGTCATATAGCCAATAAAGTGGATGTCCATGTGGTTTTTCAGCTTTTCAAAATCCTCCTGACCAATGGTGAACAAAAGCTCATAGTCCTCTCCACCATTCAGAGCGCAGGTAATGGGGTCAAGCTGGAATTCTACGGCTGTGTTATAGGTCAGCGTGTCGATAGGCAGTTTGTCCTCATAAATTTTTGCGCCCAGCCCCGATTGCTTGCAGAGGTGAAAAAGCTCCGACGCTAGCCCGTCTGAAATGTCGATCATTGAAGTAGGTACGATGTTCAGCTCCCTCAATTCATGGATAATGTCCATGCGTGCTTCCGGCTTAAGCTGCCGCTTGACAATGTAATCGTAAGGACCAAGGTTAGGCTGCATACCCGGATTGGCTTTGAAAACCTGCTTCTCCCGCTCCAGCACTTGCAGGCCAATATAAGCACCCGCCAGGTCGCCTGTGGTGCATACTATGTCACCCTTTTTGGCGCCGCTTCTCAGGCTTACCTTTTCCGGGTCAGCTTCACCAATAGCCGTAACAGAAATTACCAGCCCCGATGCTGATGACGTGGTGTCTCCGCCTACCAAATCAACTTTGTAGTTTTCACATGCCATCCTGATGCCTTCATAAAGCGCATCGATGGCCTCAAGCGAAAACCTGTTGCTCAGCCCAATGTTGACTGTGATCTGCGTGGGAATACCATTCATAGCCGCAATGTCCGACACATTTACCGCCACTGCCTTGTAGCCAAGGTGTTGCAAAGGCATGTAAGAAAGGTCAAAGTGGATGCCTTCCATCAGCATGTCAGTAGACACAAGCATCACTTGGTCGCCCGTTTTGACGATAGCTGCATCGTCGCCAATCCCCTTCAAGGTTGATGCATTATTATTTTTGAACCGATCGCTGATCCTGTCGATAAGGCCAAACTCGCCTAGCTCCGCTAGCTCTGTTCTTTTGGGTTGTTCACTCATAATTATCTTATTTCCTGGCAAAGCTCCACCAACACACCGTTTGTTCCTTTTGGGTGTACAAAGCACACCAACTTATTGTCAGCGCCTTTTTTTGGTTCTTCATTCAATAGCACAAACCCTTCTTTTCGAAGGCGCTCCATCTCGGTTTTTATGTCATTCACTTCAAAAGCTACGTGGTGAATGCCTTCTCCTCGTTTTTCTATGAACTTTGAAATGGGGCTCAGGTCGTTAGTACCTTCAAGCAGTTCTATTTTGGTACTCCCTACCTTGAAGAACGAGGTCATTACACCTTCGGAGGCCACTTCTTCGCTCTTATACGGAGCAACACCCAAAAGCTTTTCGTAAACAGCATTCCCCTCACTGAGGTTTTTTACAGCAATTCCAATATGTTCTACGTTGGTCATTCAAGTGGAGGGTTGTTTGAAACCGATGGCCGATTGATTACTTTTGCAAAGTTGAAGAAACTTTTCTTCTTACGGAAAAGTTTCTAGTAATGCTGATTTATAGATCACTTGCTATAAAAATGCGTTAGGAGCTAGTATCAAACATTGTTGTTTGGATGGAAATAAGAACCGATGTGCATGCCGATGCTGCCAGGGTACAAAATGAAATAAAGACCTACCTTGGCCTCAAAAGCAGCGAGTTGATTTTTGAGTATACTACGTTGGAGGGAGGTAAGGCCAAACTGGATCTTATTACCGTCAACCCCCGACACAATCAGTCGTTTCTGTTTCGCACAGAGATTGGGCTTGACAAAGTAGAGGCTCTCATCAAAATGCTCGACTATGTCAAGAGCTATCGTGAAAAGGAGTACAGCTACACCATTCAGTGGGTTTCCAAGGAAATGCGTGAGCTTCAAACTTCTTACTTCCGGGCCAAAAACATGTATGATGCGCTCGACAAATTGTATTACGGACGAGATGTGAACACAATGACAGTTTACAGTTGCGTTTTGAACCCAATGACTTAAAATTATGAACATAGGTATCACTGACATAGCCAAAAATAAGATTGTTGAATTCCGTGAGAAGGAAGGACACACTAACGACCACAACATCCGTGTGGCAGTGCAGGGCGGCGGCTGCTCGGGTTTGATGTACAACCTGGAGTTTGATTCAGAGTTGAAACCAACTGATGAAATCTTCGAGGACAAGGGAGTTAAGATTCTTGTCGACAAGCGCAGCCTGCTTTATTTGATAGGTACCACGCTTGACTTCAGCGACGGTTTAAATGGCAAGGGATTCCACTTTGTGAACCCCAATGCGACCCGCACCTGTGGTTGCGGAGAGAGTTTCGCTGTTTAGCCCCTTGAGCCTGGAATGTGAAAATATAAGGCCGTCAATTGACGGCTTTTTTTATTCCTCCAAGTGCTCCTCTGCCAGCCTTATTTCTTTTTCCATTCTATTGAAAAACTTACTTCGCTCTTTCTCAGCACTGCTGCTGATCAGGGAAGACTTATTGATCAAATTGGCCAGGTGATCTTCAGTAGACCGGCAGAAAGAAGGGTCGGACGTAGAAAGGATGTTGAAAGTGTTGTATGTTAGGAATGCCACCCGCTTGTCGCTCATTTTGAAAAATATAGAATTGTCGGCGATCAGAATTTCATTTTTATAGAGGCTGAAGGCCCCTCCCTGTTCTCCAGGCTTAGTCGATTTTGATCCTACCTCCGCAAAATGCCTGATATTGCCTATCATATCATTGAGCTGGCCAAGAATGACTTTGTAAGACTTGCTGTCCTCGAACAGTCCGCACTCAAGATAGAACTGAAGCTGCTTGATCACCACAATGATCGTTTCGTCGCTCCATATTTCAGTGCTGGGTATCTTAGAGTAAAGCGACCAGATTTTATCACCTATTCCCTTGAGCACACCCGAGACATGGGAGGAAGAAAACTTCTTGTTTTCGAGCTCGGGGTAGCGAAGCACTGTCTTCATCCAGAAAAACATCTTAAATGCAGCCAGCTCAGGATAGGGGAAATAATAGAAGATGGGAATGTCTTTGGCGCAATACACTAACTCCTTATCAGGGAAACTGTTGATCGTTTCCAGGTTGCCTTTTATGCTTTCCAGGTATTTTTCGAAAGTAAAGCCCGTGGTGGATACCTGCCTTACGTGGAACATGACAGTTTCTGACGTCTGAGCCAGCAGGGCGTCCAGCGAAATGCCAAACTTATTGGAAAGCAGAGTGACTTCTTCAATGCTGAGGAGAGTCTCTCCCCGAATTCTCCTGTAAGCGCTGTCTCTGCTGATATTTAACAAATCGGCCAGTTCTTCTGCAAAGGCGATATTGGCCGGGAGCTTCAGTCGGATTTGTCCAAGGAACGACGCTTGTATGTTGGGTGTTTCACTCAAGGTTTGAAGGCTGATAAGTATTGAAATTGTCGTTTTCGACCCTCTAATATCTCCATTTGGACATGGATTTGCAAAAAATGCAAATCCTATCTCCTGCTGACTCCTGCTGTTGGATTTTTTGCAAATCATTCTTTTCCTGTCAGCACACAACCGGATGACATTCATTTCGCTATTCCCTTACTTTGATATCATCAAACGAAAAAGGAAGCCGGTGGAGTGGTTATTTTTTAAACCCACACTTATTTTTTAAAACCGCCATCTAAGGTTATCAGCTATTCCGCCGGCACCTTTTGTTTCGGGCTACTAAACAAAAATATTATGGAAGCTAATTATGATATTTCGGTAGTGACGATCTTTTACTTTTTGGCTGCAATGGCTATGTTGCTTGTAGTTAAATTTCACTTTCCCCAGAGATTTTTTCTTAACCAGCTATCCAGATTATTCAAAATTCACAGGCTGTTTTTCTAACAAGTATTGGCCGGAGGACAAAGCTCTAATCCGCATAAATTCATTTATTATTGCATAAGGGTTATTTTAATGCCATCTGAATGGGAAAGAAATTGCTATGCGCCCTGTCTTTGCTTTTTTGTGTGATGCTTGCTGAAGCGCAGATTACACAAACTGTAACTGGGACAGTGATTGAGAAAGAAACCAAACTACCACTTCCTGGTGTCAATGTTTTGCTGGCGGATACGCTTGGAGCTGTAGGCACCGTCACGGATCTGAATGGGGTGTTTATTTTGAGAAATGTGCCGCTTGGCAGGCGTTCTTTCAGGTTTTCGTTTATCGGCTATAAAGAGACATCACTCAGCAACATCCTGGTTACTTCCGGTAAAGAGCTTTCACTTGCTGTTGAAATGGAGGAGTCGGTGGAAGCACTGCAGGAAGTTGTCATTCAGGCATCGGCAAGCAACGAGCCAATGAACGACATGGCAGTTGTCAGCGTCAGGGCTTTTACGGTAGAAGAAACCGACCGATATGCTGGAAGCCGGGGCGACCCGGCCCGTATGGCGTCCAACTTTGCCGGCGTTCAGGGTGCCGACGACTCACGGAATGATATCGTTATCAGAGGCAATTCCCCACAGGGTGTACTCTGGCAACTTGAGGGCATCAATATCCCGAACCCCAACCATTTTTCCATTCCGGGCACAGCCGGTGGGCCGGTGAGCATCATTAACAATAAGATTCTGGCTAATTCCGATTTCTACACCGGGGCTTTTCCCGCCGAATATGGCAATAGCATTGCGGGTGTTTTTGACCTGAGAATGAGAAATGGAAATAACCGAAGGCACGAATTCAGCGGGCAGCTGGGCTTTTTGGGTACGGAGGTTTTCGGGGAAGGACCACTTTCGAAGAAGCATACCTCTTCTTACCTTTTTAATTACCGGTATTCCACCTTGTCGCTGTTCAGTAGCCTGGGAATTGATATCGGCACATCAGCAGTCCCCAAATACCAGGACATGGCCTTTCGTTTGAATTTTCCTCTGAAAGGCGGTGGGAGCATCTCAGCTTTTGGCATTGGTGGGGATAGCGACATTGATATCCTGATCAGCGAGCAGAAAAAGCC contains:
- a CDS encoding 3-keto-disaccharide hydrolase codes for the protein MNKLSKFTISLLSLVLLVAIDTAHAQEANPLEGRWNLKVTKDGEELSSWLEIEHSGNHTLVGRFCYAFGSARPIAEVKAKDGKFSFAIPVQWEPGEGDMAFEGQLAGGQLKGTMRYTDGKKYNWTGTRAPKLAYVDNPEWGEPITLFNGRDLSGWHAMGENQWKVVSGVLTSEKSGANLVSDQKFNDFKLHLEFRYPEGSNSGVYLRGRYEVQIVDSYGMDPSSGLLGGIYGLITPNQMVAKKAGTWQSYDITLIGRRVTVVLNGKTIISDQAIAGMTGGALDNSEAEPGPLMFQGDHGAIEFRNIIITPRVEGKKSE
- a CDS encoding Uma2 family endonuclease: METLKIDKTKDWTVDDYLLLGETNTPCQLINGELIMSPSPTPLHQIVLSNLNDVIKACSKKVGGLVLFSPLDLYIDNRNVFQPDLIFLSKSQSAYVTERGIEGPPELLVEVISPSNSYTDRYEKKNAYQKFGVLEYWILDPANQTLEIYYSTDWIKPTLYLAGEGVVTSSVLKELNFNLKDLF
- the thiL gene encoding thiamine-phosphate kinase encodes the protein MSEQPKRTELAELGEFGLIDRISDRFKNNNASTLKGIGDDAAIVKTGDQVMLVSTDMLMEGIHFDLSYMPLQHLGYKAVAVNVSDIAAMNGIPTQITVNIGLSNRFSLEAIDALYEGIRMACENYKVDLVGGDTTSSASGLVISVTAIGEADPEKVSLRSGAKKGDIVCTTGDLAGAYIGLQVLEREKQVFKANPGMQPNLGPYDYIVKRQLKPEARMDIIHELRELNIVPTSMIDISDGLASELFHLCKQSGLGAKIYEDKLPIDTLTYNTAVEFQLDPITCALNGGEDYELLFTIGQEDFEKLKNHMDIHFIGYMTDAKEGRHLITKNSNAVELKAQGWKHF
- the mce gene encoding methylmalonyl-CoA epimerase, which gives rise to MTNVEHIGIAVKNLSEGNAVYEKLLGVAPYKSEEVASEGVMTSFFKVGSTKIELLEGTNDLSPISKFIEKRGEGIHHVAFEVNDIKTEMERLRKEGFVLLNEEPKKGADNKLVCFVHPKGTNGVLVELCQEIR
- a CDS encoding HesB/IscA family protein encodes the protein MNIGITDIAKNKIVEFREKEGHTNDHNIRVAVQGGGCSGLMYNLEFDSELKPTDEIFEDKGVKILVDKRSLLYLIGTTLDFSDGLNGKGFHFVNPNATRTCGCGESFAV
- a CDS encoding helix-turn-helix domain-containing protein, which produces MSETPNIQASFLGQIRLKLPANIAFAEELADLLNISRDSAYRRIRGETLLSIEEVTLLSNKFGISLDALLAQTSETVMFHVRQVSTTGFTFEKYLESIKGNLETINSFPDKELVYCAKDIPIFYYFPYPELAAFKMFFWMKTVLRYPELENKKFSSSHVSGVLKGIGDKIWSLYSKIPSTEIWSDETIIVVIKQLQFYLECGLFEDSKSYKVILGQLNDMIGNIRHFAEVGSKSTKPGEQGGAFSLYKNEILIADNSIFFKMSDKRVAFLTYNTFNILSTSDPSFCRSTEDHLANLINKSSLISSSAEKERSKFFNRMEKEIRLAEEHLEE